One Bradyrhizobium sp. ISRA464 genomic window carries:
- a CDS encoding SMP-30/gluconolactonase/LRE family protein, with the protein MSEVRLVVDCRNVLGEGLTWDPSERRLYWVDIESCEIWSLDPATGQTSSQKASERVACLAPRPRGGLIVAFASGLALYDPATRERKNLAAFEPDNPNTRLNDGRTDRQGRLVAGGFDEMEGKFVSSVVRIDQDYRVTTLLRRIACANGICFSADGRTMYFADSPARTIWAYDYDDRTGAVSNRRVLNRFEDQPGLPDGSCIDAEGFIWNAQWNGRRVVRFAPDGRIDRIVPVPVLNPTCVTFGGEDLDTLYITTARYLMTPEQIAAEPQSGALFAIKPGVRGVPDKPFLG; encoded by the coding sequence ATGAGTGAAGTGCGTCTCGTCGTAGACTGCCGAAATGTGCTCGGCGAGGGGCTGACGTGGGACCCGAGCGAGCGGCGTCTCTACTGGGTCGATATCGAGTCGTGCGAAATCTGGAGCCTCGATCCGGCTACGGGGCAAACTTCGTCGCAGAAGGCGTCAGAGCGGGTCGCTTGTCTCGCACCACGCCCGCGCGGCGGCTTGATCGTTGCGTTCGCCTCGGGCTTGGCGCTGTACGATCCTGCAACTCGAGAGCGCAAGAATCTGGCTGCGTTCGAGCCTGACAATCCGAACACGCGACTCAACGACGGCCGCACCGACCGCCAAGGGCGATTGGTTGCGGGTGGATTCGACGAGATGGAAGGGAAGTTCGTATCGAGCGTTGTTCGAATAGATCAGGACTATCGCGTTACAACGCTCTTAAGACGCATTGCGTGCGCGAACGGCATCTGCTTCAGCGCAGACGGCCGGACGATGTATTTCGCGGACTCGCCGGCGCGGACCATCTGGGCCTACGACTACGATGATCGAACGGGCGCCGTCAGCAATCGACGCGTGCTCAACCGTTTTGAAGACCAGCCGGGGCTACCGGACGGCTCCTGTATCGACGCCGAGGGCTTCATCTGGAACGCACAATGGAATGGGCGTCGCGTGGTGCGGTTCGCGCCAGACGGACGGATCGACCGCATTGTGCCTGTCCCAGTGCTTAACCCGACTTGCGTGACCTTCGGAGGCGAGGACCTAGACACGCTCTATATCACCACAGCGCGCTATCTGATGACACCTGAACAGATTGCGGCGGAGCCGCAATCTGGTGCGCTCTTTGCCATCAAGCCCGGCGTAAGGGGTGTCCCCGACAAACCGTTTCTTGGCTGA
- a CDS encoding GntR family transcriptional regulator, whose translation MVSVIERPASLAAIALQQIRTAIIEGTLPLGSAVSESQLAASFGISKTPVREALAHLRMEGLVTIVPQSGTFVFTLSAVEVIEICELRQTLEAAALHLAIARNRARLVDGLAKVCRQMDETRVSGDERAYLRLDSAFHEEFFANCGNRYFADAYHRIVPKVAALRTHLATRPDHTRLSYEEHKQILDAIRREQEDDVMVILDRHIERTRSAYTRNIEDIAAADSASRGPPPLAKLGSTP comes from the coding sequence ATGGTTTCCGTCATTGAACGGCCCGCCTCCCTTGCAGCGATTGCTCTGCAGCAAATCCGCACGGCCATCATCGAGGGCACGCTGCCGCTCGGTTCGGCCGTGTCCGAGAGCCAGCTCGCCGCCTCGTTCGGGATCAGCAAGACGCCAGTCCGCGAGGCGCTGGCACATCTGCGGATGGAGGGGCTCGTCACCATCGTTCCGCAGTCGGGTACGTTCGTTTTCACATTGAGCGCGGTGGAGGTGATCGAGATCTGCGAACTGCGGCAGACCCTCGAAGCGGCCGCGCTCCATCTTGCGATCGCGCGCAACCGGGCTCGACTCGTTGATGGCTTGGCCAAGGTTTGCAGGCAGATGGACGAGACGCGCGTCAGCGGTGACGAACGCGCCTATCTTCGGCTCGACAGCGCCTTCCACGAAGAGTTCTTCGCCAATTGCGGCAACCGCTACTTTGCCGATGCGTATCATCGCATCGTGCCGAAGGTCGCCGCGCTGCGCACCCATCTTGCGACGCGCCCCGATCACACGCGTCTTTCCTACGAGGAACACAAGCAGATCCTCGACGCAATCAGGCGTGAGCAGGAGGACGACGTGATGGTGATTCTCGATCGCCACATCGAACGCACACGATCCGCCTACACGCGCAACATCGAAGACATCGCCGCGGCCGATTCCGCCTCGCGCGGCCCGCCGCCGCTCGCAAAGCTTGGCTCGACTCCATGA